The following are encoded in a window of Telmatobacter sp. DSM 110680 genomic DNA:
- the panC gene encoding pantoate--beta-alanine ligase — MQILGTVEELRQWSRAHRCDRANGAGMALVPTMGALHAGHASLIRAASEARPGRVAVSIFVNPTQFGPNEDFARYPRTFSADCALAEREGASVIFAPSVEEMYPAGAATVVDVEALSDRLDGASRPGHFRGVATVVAKLLIAAEPDLAFFGQKDAAQVAVLRRMVVDLRLDTKIVVCPIVREPDGLALSSRNVYLNAAERKQALVLSRAIDCVQKLVASGERRSVTLIEAARTVFAEQPAVRVDYIELVDWATLWPVLSATQGTLFAVAAWVGATRLIDNTVIG; from the coding sequence ATGCAGATTCTAGGAACAGTCGAAGAACTGCGACAGTGGAGTCGCGCGCACCGATGCGATCGCGCGAACGGCGCCGGAATGGCTCTCGTGCCGACGATGGGTGCGCTGCACGCTGGGCACGCTTCTCTGATTCGCGCGGCCTCTGAAGCGCGGCCAGGGCGCGTTGCTGTAAGCATCTTCGTGAACCCGACACAATTTGGCCCGAACGAGGATTTCGCGCGTTATCCGCGAACGTTCAGCGCGGACTGTGCGCTGGCCGAGCGGGAAGGCGCGTCCGTCATCTTCGCTCCAAGTGTCGAAGAGATGTACCCAGCCGGTGCAGCGACGGTTGTTGATGTGGAGGCGCTGAGCGATCGACTGGACGGTGCGTCGCGTCCAGGACACTTTCGCGGTGTGGCGACTGTCGTGGCGAAGCTCCTCATTGCCGCAGAACCCGATCTCGCCTTCTTCGGCCAGAAAGATGCCGCGCAGGTGGCGGTACTGCGACGGATGGTTGTCGATCTGCGACTGGACACAAAGATCGTGGTGTGCCCGATCGTACGCGAGCCCGACGGACTGGCGCTGAGCTCACGCAACGTGTACCTGAACGCTGCTGAGCGGAAGCAGGCACTGGTCCTCAGTCGCGCGATTGATTGTGTTCAGAAGCTAGTCGCCAGTGGAGAGCGGCGAAGCGTGACTTTGATCGAGGCAGCAAGAACCGTATTCGCAGAACAGCCGGCGGTGCGTGTAGATTACATCGAACTGGTGGACTGGGCAACGCTGTGGCCGGTGCTGTCAGCCACACAGGGAACGCTATTCGCCGTCGCTGCCTGGGTGGGCGCCACGCGGCTCATCGATAACACCGTTATCGGATGA
- the panB gene encoding 3-methyl-2-oxobutanoate hydroxymethyltransferase, with the protein MSFTNFPGSANSSPLDPSITKVTIPALAEMKRQGKPISALTAYDYATSRLVDEAGIDLVLVGDSLAMVVMGHDNTLAVTVDEMLHHTRAVRRAVRRALVVADMPFGSYHGTVAEGVGNAVRFIKEAGAEAVKIEGPRVALVQALTDAEIPVIGHLGLTPQSVHRMGGYRVQAKTTDSVQQIKADAKALEEAGAGVLVLEGIPREVAAEITAELTIPTIGIGAGPDCDGQILVFHDMVNLSFAPKAKFARRYADAASLFRVAIEHYREDVEHRTFPADEESYHLSSAVRKELETERGDAHPVKQLRKA; encoded by the coding sequence ATGAGCTTTACGAACTTCCCCGGAAGCGCGAATTCCTCGCCGCTTGATCCTTCCATCACAAAGGTCACAATTCCTGCGCTGGCTGAAATGAAGCGCCAGGGCAAACCTATCTCTGCGCTTACGGCGTACGACTACGCGACCTCGCGGCTGGTGGATGAGGCCGGCATTGACCTGGTGCTGGTGGGCGACTCGTTGGCCATGGTCGTCATGGGCCATGACAATACGCTGGCCGTCACTGTCGACGAAATGCTGCATCACACGCGGGCCGTTCGGCGGGCCGTGCGACGGGCGTTGGTGGTTGCAGACATGCCGTTCGGCAGCTATCACGGCACCGTGGCCGAAGGCGTTGGCAACGCGGTGCGCTTCATCAAGGAAGCGGGAGCAGAGGCGGTAAAGATCGAAGGTCCGCGTGTGGCTCTGGTGCAGGCGCTGACCGATGCGGAGATCCCGGTTATCGGGCATCTGGGATTGACACCGCAGAGCGTGCATCGCATGGGCGGATATCGCGTACAAGCCAAAACAACTGACTCGGTCCAACAGATAAAGGCTGATGCCAAGGCCCTCGAAGAGGCTGGTGCGGGTGTTCTGGTGCTCGAAGGAATTCCCCGTGAAGTGGCTGCCGAGATCACAGCGGAGTTGACGATCCCTACGATCGGGATCGGAGCAGGCCCGGATTGCGACGGGCAGATTCTCGTCTTTCACGACATGGTGAATTTGAGCTTCGCACCGAAGGCCAAGTTTGCGCGGCGATATGCGGATGCGGCGTCGCTCTTCCGTGTGGCGATTGAGCACTATCGCGAGGACGTCGAACATCGCACCTTCCCTGCGGACGAAGAGAGCTATCATCTGTCCTCAGCGGTGCGAAAGGAACTGGAGACCGAGCGCGGGGATGCTCATCCAGTAAAGCAACTACGCAAGGCGTAA
- a CDS encoding VCBS repeat-containing protein, whose protein sequence is MRTPGAKLWAAALGLASVTGSLAVASAPANLSFRQVTISTGKGARFVAVADVNEDGKPDLIVANDDAETLTVLLGDGKGTFHLAPGSPIPAGHLPNDIAVADMNGDGHLDLVIANHQSPYLRVLLGDGKGGFSLAHGSPIDVHSNPHPHGVAVGAFSGRGVQDVVTDSWGNNKIELLLGDGKGGLQTPGRYFNVGRRPYERPRSADFNLDGLPDIVTTNLDEDTVTILMSDGKGGFREATGSPFPAGAKPWQVAVGDFNRDGKIDLAIIPYERDVPRADQVTVTALLGDGKGGFSPSHAQGLSLEGCHGPNSLAIGDLNGDGFPDIVVHCAESPSLAIFLGGPGLRFSRINEPAESGWGGVAVADLNGDGKADIVTANHDNGTITVYLSK, encoded by the coding sequence ATGAGGACGCCAGGCGCAAAGCTCTGGGCTGCGGCACTCGGACTCGCATCCGTGACCGGGTCGCTGGCAGTTGCATCCGCTCCTGCAAATCTCTCGTTTCGCCAAGTCACAATCAGTACAGGGAAAGGCGCGCGATTTGTAGCAGTGGCCGACGTCAACGAGGATGGCAAGCCGGACCTCATCGTGGCCAACGATGACGCGGAGACGCTCACCGTCTTGCTGGGAGATGGCAAAGGGACCTTTCATCTCGCGCCGGGTTCGCCAATTCCTGCGGGACATCTCCCAAACGATATTGCTGTTGCGGACATGAATGGCGACGGTCATCTAGACCTGGTTATCGCCAATCATCAGTCGCCTTATTTGAGAGTTCTGCTGGGTGACGGTAAGGGAGGCTTCAGTCTGGCGCATGGCTCGCCGATCGACGTGCATTCCAATCCGCATCCTCATGGCGTAGCCGTGGGTGCCTTCAGCGGCAGGGGAGTGCAGGATGTCGTCACCGATAGCTGGGGAAATAACAAAATCGAGCTTCTGCTCGGCGATGGCAAAGGCGGACTGCAAACGCCCGGGCGGTACTTTAACGTTGGCCGCCGCCCCTACGAACGCCCCCGCTCCGCGGACTTCAACCTCGACGGCCTTCCAGATATCGTGACCACAAATCTCGATGAGGATACCGTCACGATCCTTATGAGTGATGGAAAAGGCGGCTTTCGAGAGGCAACTGGCTCGCCGTTTCCTGCAGGAGCAAAGCCATGGCAGGTGGCTGTCGGCGACTTCAATCGCGATGGGAAGATTGACTTGGCGATCATTCCCTACGAGCGCGATGTGCCTCGCGCCGACCAAGTGACTGTTACCGCGCTTCTGGGAGATGGCAAAGGTGGCTTCAGTCCATCGCATGCGCAGGGCCTTTCACTGGAGGGTTGTCACGGGCCAAACAGTCTCGCAATCGGAGACCTGAATGGCGACGGATTCCCCGACATCGTGGTGCACTGCGCGGAGAGTCCAAGTCTGGCGATCTTTCTGGGTGGCCCAGGGCTGCGCTTTTCGCGCATCAACGAACCGGCTGAAAGTGGTTGGGGAGGCGTGGCGGTAGCTGATTTGAATGGCGACGGCAAAGCGGACATCGTTACCGCTAATCATGACAACGGTACGATTACGGTTTATCTAAGCAAATGA
- a CDS encoding polysaccharide deacetylase family protein, with the protein MLSPLAASIYGAIGLAGATGLGVGGFAYASHWPTSQIFGRTLIAPRHPDQIALTFDDGPNPAWTPRLLDILAEHQVHATFFMVGKFVKTELELARRVAEGGHLIGNHTWNHPDLSRTRSADILDELTRTNDILGGIIGKPVRYFRPPFGARRPYVLKLARQLGLIPVTWNAMTTDWSEPSADTIAQNLIKKIDSNQRRGWASNIVLHDGNHRALNADRGPSVSAASQLLDRYTRTHKFLTLDAWI; encoded by the coding sequence ATGCTTTCTCCTTTAGCTGCGAGTATTTACGGGGCAATCGGTCTCGCCGGCGCAACTGGGCTCGGCGTTGGAGGCTTCGCCTACGCCTCTCATTGGCCCACTTCGCAGATATTCGGCCGTACCCTTATTGCTCCGCGTCACCCCGACCAAATCGCGCTCACATTCGACGACGGTCCAAATCCCGCGTGGACGCCTAGACTTCTCGACATCCTTGCCGAGCACCAAGTTCACGCCACGTTCTTCATGGTCGGCAAATTCGTCAAAACCGAGCTCGAGCTCGCTCGCCGTGTTGCTGAAGGTGGACACCTCATCGGCAATCACACGTGGAACCATCCGGACCTGAGCCGCACGCGATCCGCAGACATTCTTGACGAGTTGACTCGCACAAACGACATTCTCGGCGGCATCATCGGCAAACCCGTGCGCTACTTCCGTCCTCCTTTCGGCGCGCGCCGCCCCTATGTGCTTAAACTTGCGCGGCAGCTCGGCCTCATCCCTGTCACATGGAATGCGATGACAACGGACTGGAGTGAGCCCTCCGCCGACACGATCGCGCAGAATCTGATCAAGAAGATCGACAGTAATCAGCGCAGAGGGTGGGCCAGCAACATTGTTTTGCACGACGGCAATCACCGCGCACTCAACGCTGATCGCGGGCCGTCGGTGTCGGCAGCATCGCAACTTCTCGACCGTTACACCAGGACGCACAAGTTCCTCACCCTCGACGCATGGATCTAG